In bacterium, one genomic interval encodes:
- a CDS encoding carbon starvation protein A, translated as MNSLMVAIIAVLLLGCGFKFYGKIIEKLWDVNPQRKTPAVEMTDGIDYVPAKHWTILFGHHFASIAGAGPIIGPVIAVAIWGWVPALIWIVIGSIFMGGVHDFSCLMSSLRHKGRSIGDVAESTMSHRAKMLFATFLWLTLILVVAVFAAVTSTTLVNEPRIVIPTFGLIFVAILTGLMIYKWKINQVVATAIGLILLVSLLILGYYYPISLGVEGSTKIWIVILLLYAFIASITPVNILLQPRDYLSTFILFFGLIFGYLGLFFSHPRMHTPAFVQWSSSQGTLWPMLFVIVACGAISGFHSLIASGTTSKQLANEKDAKKVAYGGMILEGVLASLALIAVAAGLYWTGGAGREGLVYPELIKEGNWIVTFARGFGQIAAPLLGATFGPLVAMVMLNSFVMTTLDSGTRINRYITEELFGEGLKWKIFQNRYFSTAVIIFFAGYLALGNWKAIWPIFGASNQLVAALALLVITVYLWAMKKPTKYTIYPGIFVLFTTTGALIYQVRGFIRNQNYLLAIIGVILLILAIFMVREGVIVVRKVKRA; from the coding sequence ATGAACTCTTTAATGGTAGCTATTATTGCGGTTCTGCTTCTGGGGTGCGGATTTAAATTTTACGGAAAGATTATAGAGAAACTGTGGGACGTTAACCCCCAGAGAAAGACCCCGGCAGTGGAAATGACGGACGGTATAGATTATGTACCGGCAAAGCATTGGACAATTCTCTTCGGACACCATTTTGCTAGCATTGCCGGGGCCGGACCAATCATCGGACCGGTGATTGCCGTAGCTATTTGGGGATGGGTGCCAGCTCTCATCTGGATAGTAATAGGTTCCATATTTATGGGGGGAGTTCATGACTTTTCCTGTTTGATGAGCTCTCTAAGACATAAGGGCAGGTCGATTGGCGATGTTGCCGAATCTACAATGAGCCACCGGGCAAAAATGCTGTTTGCTACTTTCTTGTGGCTGACTCTTATTCTGGTGGTAGCAGTGTTTGCCGCTGTTACCAGTACAACTTTGGTGAACGAACCGAGAATAGTAATACCTACTTTTGGCTTGATTTTCGTTGCCATTCTTACCGGACTGATGATTTATAAATGGAAAATTAACCAGGTGGTTGCAACAGCTATAGGCCTGATTTTACTGGTAAGTCTTCTGATTCTGGGATACTATTATCCCATATCTCTGGGAGTAGAAGGCAGCACAAAAATCTGGATAGTTATATTATTGTTGTATGCATTTATTGCTTCTATTACCCCTGTAAATATTCTCCTCCAACCGCGGGATTATCTATCTACTTTTATCCTGTTTTTTGGACTAATTTTTGGCTATTTAGGACTGTTTTTTTCTCATCCCAGGATGCACACTCCTGCTTTCGTACAGTGGTCTAGCAGTCAGGGGACTCTCTGGCCAATGTTATTTGTCATTGTTGCCTGTGGAGCAATTTCAGGATTCCATTCCTTAATTGCCAGTGGAACAACGTCCAAGCAATTGGCAAATGAGAAAGATGCGAAGAAGGTGGCGTATGGAGGAATGATTCTGGAAGGTGTTCTGGCCAGCCTGGCTCTTATTGCTGTAGCAGCGGGTCTTTATTGGACCGGAGGAGCGGGACGGGAAGGATTGGTCTATCCAGAATTAATTAAGGAAGGGAACTGGATTGTGACCTTTGCCCGAGGTTTTGGTCAGATAGCAGCACCTCTTCTGGGCGCAACTTTCGGCCCATTAGTTGCCATGGTCATGCTAAATAGTTTTGTAATGACCACTTTAGATAGTGGTACAAGAATTAACCGCTATATAACAGAAGAGTTGTTTGGTGAAGGTTTGAAATGGAAAATATTCCAGAACCGTTATTTTTCTACAGCAGTAATCATTTTCTTCGCAGGATACTTAGCATTAGGCAATTGGAAGGCAATTTGGCCAATTTTTGGGGCTTCAAATCAACTGGTAGCAGCGTTGGCTCTTCTGGTAATTACCGTTTATCTCTGGGCGATGAAGAAACCCACAAAATATACAATCTATCCAGGGATTTTTGTTCTATTTACCACCACTGGAGCCTTGATATACCAGGTGCGTGGCTTCATTAGAAATCAGAACTACTTGTTGGCCATAATTGGCGTGATTTTGCTCATTCTGGCCATTTTTATGGTCAGGGAGGGGGTAATAGTCGTTCGGAAAGTAAAACGGGCCTAA